One Spodoptera frugiperda isolate SF20-4 chromosome 10, AGI-APGP_CSIRO_Sfru_2.0, whole genome shotgun sequence genomic region harbors:
- the LOC118277162 gene encoding uncharacterized protein LOC118277162 isoform X1 — MKTFIIIALLSALAACCSASVLPSKKEMAEGLTVVENADEAELQKLLSTHPERQAAERVFLFETNFSVPAIPGETVTHRIEYIGGPDTVLTGTHRTSLPPLPVEVTTEGWLTNRLVMTLTSEVGGSLVGNVKFLGYKYGR; from the exons ATGAAGACCTTCATCATCATCGCATTGCTGTCAGCACTAGCAGCCTGCTGTAGTGCCAGTGTCCTCCCAAGCAAGAAGGAGATGGCGGAAGGCCTCACTGTGGTGGAAAATGCTGATGAGGCAGAGCTCCAGAAATTGCTGTCCACCCATCCTGAACGTCAGGCAGCAGAAAGAGTGTTTTTATTCGA gaCCAACTTTTCCGTACCAGCCATTCCGGGAGAAACGGTAACACACCGAATCGAGTACATTGGCGGACCAGACACTGTG TTAACCGGCACTCATAGAACCAGCTTACCACCATTGCCAGTAGAAGTGACCACTGAAGGCTGGCTGACCAACCGTCTCGTCATGACCTTGACGTCAGAAGTCGGTGGCAGCTTGGTTGGCAATGTGAAATTTTTGGGATACAAGTACGGACGTTAA
- the LOC118277162 gene encoding uncharacterized protein LOC118277162 isoform X2 produces MKTFIIIALLSALAACCSASVLPSKKEMAEGLTVVENADEAELQKLLSTHPERQAAERVFLFETDFSVPAIPGETVTHRIEYIGGPDTVLTGTHRTSLPPLPVEVTTEGWLTNRLVMTLTSEVGGSLVGNVKFLGYKYGR; encoded by the exons ATGAAGACCTTCATCATCATCGCATTGCTGTCAGCACTAGCAGCCTGCTGTAGTGCCAGTGTCCTCCCAAGCAAGAAGGAGATGGCGGAAGGCCTCACTGTGGTGGAAAATGCTGATGAGGCAGAGCTCCAGAAATTGCTGTCCACCCATCCTGAACGTCAGGCAGCAGAAAGAGTGTTTTTATTCGA AACCGACTTCTCCGTACCAGCGATTCCGGGAGAAACGGTAACACACCGAATCGAGTACATTGGTGGACCAGACACTGTG TTAACCGGCACTCATAGAACCAGCTTACCACCATTGCCAGTAGAAGTGACCACTGAAGGCTGGCTGACCAACCGTCTCGTCATGACCTTGACGTCAGAAGTCGGTGGCAGCTTGGTTGGCAATGTGAAATTTTTGGGATACAAGTACGGACGTTAA
- the LOC118277162 gene encoding uncharacterized protein LOC118277162 isoform X4: protein MKTFIIIALLSALAACCSASVLPSKKEMAEGLTVVENADEAELQKLLSTHPERQAAERVFLFETDFSVPAIPGETVTHRIEYIGGPDTVLTGTHRTSLPPLPAEVTTEGWLTNRLVMTLTSEVGGSLVGNVKFLGYKYGR from the exons ATGAAGACCTTCATCATCATCGCATTGCTGTCAGCACTAGCAGCCTGCTGTAGTGCCAGTGTCCTCCCAAGCAAGAAGGAGATGGCGGAAGGCCTCACTGTGGTGGAAAATGCTGATGAGGCAGAGCTCCAGAAATTGCTGTCCACCCATCCTGAACGTCAGGCAGCAGAAAGAGTGTTTTTATTCGA AACCGACTTCTCCGTACCAGCGATTCCGGGAGAAACGGTAACACACCGAATCGAGTACATTGGTGGACCAGACACTGTG ttAACCGGCACTCATAGAACCAGCTTACCACCATTGCCAGCAGAAGTGACCACTGAAGGCTGGCTGACCAACCGTCTCGTCATGACCTTGACGTCAGAAGTCGGTGGCAGTTTGGTTGGTAATGTGAAATTTTTGGGATACAAGTACGGACGTTAA